A genomic stretch from Acropora palmata chromosome 13, jaAcrPala1.3, whole genome shotgun sequence includes:
- the LOC141862961 gene encoding uncharacterized protein LOC141862961 isoform X1 — translation MTDTSKTASFKTSKFVITWWDLVDHYLLATMLAISLASFALQTAQDRLICIPAVDCSRNDSALCNRSSSAAVHLFKMPDRRHYDYIDNECYSKMDHFSAYYSLIFLVETVILLAISNFWQKFPNSANSVARCEYLVSEYNKGEFMIKDSPKDLLKRLEVLLNDCNKKMPRGGITKQYRYRGVFGFLVALACLIFNVISYGDRRGWNRCNLEDVDYTTEVEASFFSCSRTVGFYFHLTTAFFFGFIAGHLLLASGSFIWAYCCLGTKPKKRIIKWTISDGTGIAYDSSGDAAFLLHLLKNTGCYFVGTVIGEIEKEVKKEAEAKKRTEEVSDDWLVHAC, via the coding sequence ATGACAGACACTTCGAAAACAGCAAGTTTCAAAACTTCGAAATTTGTGATAACCTGGTGGGATCTTGTCGATCATTACCTCTTGGCGACTATGTTGGCTATTTCGCTGGCATCATTTGCTCTACAGACCGCCCAAGACCGTCTGATCTGTATCCCCGCTGTTGATTGCTCAAGAAATGACTCAGCTCTTTGCAATCGGTCTTCTTCGGCTGCGGTCCATCTATTCAAGATGCCTGACCGAAGGCATTACGACTACATTGACAACGAATGTTACTCGAAGATGGATCATTTTTCAGCGTATTATTCGCTTATTTTCCTTGTCGAGACTGTAATTTTACTTGCCATTTCCAATTTCTGGCAAAAGTTTCCAAATAGTGCAAATAGCGTGGCTCGTTGTGAATACTTGGTTTCCGAATATAACAAAGGGGAGTTTATGATAAAGGACAGTCCTAAAGATCTTCTTAAAAGATTAGAAGTATTATTGAATGATTGCAACAAAAAGATGCCTAGGGGTGGTATAACAAAACAGTACAGATATCGAGGTGTATTCGGGTTTCTTGTTGCATtagcttgtttaattttcaatgTTATTTCCTATGGTGACAGACGCGGGTGGAATCGCTGTAATCTAGAGGACGTCGACTATACCACAGAGGTTGAGGCCAGTTTTTTTAGTTGCTCTAGAACCGTAGgattttactttcatttaactacagctttcttttttggttttatagcTGGGCACTTACTTTTGGCTTCTGGGTCCTTTATTTGGGCTTACTGTTGTTTGGGAacgaaaccaaaaaaaagaataattaagtGGACAATCAGTGACGGTACAGGAATAGCCTACGACTCCAGTGGGGATGCGGCATTTTTGCTTCACTTGCTAAAAAATACAGGTTGTTATTTTGTTGGTACCGTCATAGGTGAAATAGAAAAGGAAGTAAAGAAGGAAgcagaagcaaaaaaaagaacagaggAAGTGTCAGACGATTGGCTTGTGCATGCATGCTGA
- the LOC141862961 gene encoding uncharacterized protein LOC141862961 isoform X2 translates to MLGVEETTPAETSGTPEGILHFIIKDIANQSCLIPNVQQESTVNSNRHDRHFENSKFQNFEICDNLVGSCRSLPLGDYVGYFAGIICSTDRPRPSDLYPRC, encoded by the exons ATGTTGGGAGTTGAAGAAACAACACCAGCAGAAACAAGTGGGACCCCTGAGGGCATTTTG catttcaTCATAAAGGACATTGCAAATCAAAGCTGTCTCATCCCAAACG tTCAACAAGAATCGACGGTAAATTCGAACAGGCATGACAGACACTTCGAAAACAGCAAGTTTCAAAACTTCGAAATTTGTGATAACCTGGTGGGATCTTGTCGATCATTACCTCTTGGCGACTATGTTGGCTATTTCGCTGGCATCATTTGCTCTACAGACCGCCCAAGACCGTCTGATCTGTATCCCCGCTGTTGA